The proteins below are encoded in one region of Triticum aestivum cultivar Chinese Spring chromosome 1B, IWGSC CS RefSeq v2.1, whole genome shotgun sequence:
- the LOC123088520 gene encoding thaumatin-like protein isoform X1, producing the protein MALLPPLLLSCILVLALPAFHFAAGPAVVTVGGVTFHVTNKCPFPVWPAVAPNAGHPVLAAGGFFLPPGQSKRVGAPATWNGRLWGRTGCTFAGTDANAASCLTGDCDGRLTCNGSVGAPPATLVEVNLHADQSKGSSYDVSVVDGYNLPVAVWTRPANRSGDCFIAGCAKNVNAVCPPELQVTTSGGAGKKATVVACRSACLAFGLDAFCCRGAYGTAETCRGSVYSRLFRDACPAYYSYAYDVAAATARCYAQEYVVTFCPSRWGDRVAQG; encoded by the exons atggctcttcttcctcctctgcttctgtcCTGCATCTTGGTGCTGGCTCTCCCAG CGTTTCATTTTGCTGCAGGGCCGGCGGTGGTGACGGTAGGGGGCGTCACGTTCCACGTAACTAACAAGTGCCCGTTCCCGGTGTGGCCGGCGGTCGCGCCAAACGCCGGCCACCCCGTGCTCGCCGCGGGCGGCTTCTTCCTCCCTCCGGGACAGTCGAAGCGCGTCGGGGCACCGGCCACCTGGAACGGCCGCCTCTGGGGCCGCACCGGCTGCACCTTCGCGGGCACCGACGCCAACGCCGCCAGCTGCCTCACCGGCGACTGCGACGGACGCCTCACCTGCAACGGGTCCGTCGGCGCCCCTCCCGCCACCCTCGTCGAGGTGAACCTGCACGCGGACCAGAGCAAGGGGAGCTCCTACGACGTGAGCGTGGTGGACGGGTACAACCTCCCGGTGGCCGTGTGGACCAGGCCGGCGAACCGCAGCGGCGACTGCTTCATCGCCGGGTGCGCCAAGAACGTGAACGCGGTGTGCCCGCCGGAGCTGCAGGTCACGACGAGCGGCGGCGCGGGCAAGAAGGCGACGGTGGTGGCGTGCAGGAGCGCGTGCCTGGCCTTCGGCCTGGACGCCTTCTGCTGCCGCGGCGCGTACGGCACCGCGGAGACGTGCCGGGGCAGCGTCTACTCGCGGCTCTTCAGGGACGCCTGCCCGGCCTACTACAGCTACGCCTACGACGTGGCCGCCGCCACGGCGCGCTGCTACGCGCAGGAGTACGTGGTCACCTTCTGCCCGTCCAGATGGGGAGATCGTGTGGCCCAGGGTTGA
- the LOC123088510 gene encoding indole-2-monooxygenase yields the protein MARCVEVVYHLMQQTPLQLQALLLLSLIILLLRLATTGGGGSSKQAKAKRLPPSPPALPIIGHLHLVGDLPHVSLRSLSRTHAADGLMLLHLGSVPNLVVSSPRAAQAVMRTNDHLFASRPPSRIADALLYGWSSDIAFSPYGEHWRQARRLVTTHLFTVKKVQLFRIARQQEVKVVISRIREAAAASVAVDLGEVVNTYANDVVCRAVSGKFFRAEGRNKMFRELIEENSALVGGFHMEDYFPRLAKVRLLHRFVRNNVETTHKRWDELLEAIIRDHEKNPMHHGRENGVDEQGESDFIDVLLSVQQEFHGITRDHIKAILMDLFGAGTDTSSLVLEFAMAELMRKPDQLMVKLQAEVRRGTPAGQEFVEEHNLAGMTYLKAVVKEALRLHPPAPLLLPHLAMADCDLDGYSIPSETRVIVNAWAIGRDPGSWEKPDDFVPERFLEGGTAAAVDLTGKDFQFVPFGAGRRICPGLNFGLATVEIMLANLAYCFDWELPVGMERDEIDMTEVFGLTVRRKEKLMLVPNTHVVA from the exons ATGGCTCGCTGTGTAGAAGTAGTGTACCATCTCATGCAGCAGACCCCTCTACAGCTACAAGCACTTCTGCTACTGTCGCTCATCATACTACTACTGCGTCTGGCCACAACCGGCGGAGGCGGTAGCAGCAAGCAAGCAAAGGCGAAGCGTCTCCCTCCTTCGCCTCCGGCCCTTCCCATCATAGGGCACCTGCACCTCGTCGGCGATCTCCCTCACGTCTCCCTCCGCAGCCTCTCCAGGACTCATGCCGCTGACGGCCTCATGCTCCTCCACCTCGGCTCCGTCCCGAACCTCGTCGTGTCGTCCCCACGAGCCGCCCAGGCGGTCATGCGGACGAACGACCACCTCTTTGCGTCCCGCCCGCCGTCCAGGATCGCCGACGCCCTCTTGTACGGCTGGTCGTCCGACATCGCCTTCTCCCCCTACGGCGAGCACTGGCGGCAGGCGAGGAGGCTCGTCACCACGCACCTCTTCACAGTCAAAAAGGTCCAGTTGTTCCGCATCGCCCGTCAACAGGAG GTGAAAGTGGTGATCTCTAGGATCCGTGAGGCCGCGGCGGCGAGCGTGGCCGTGGACCTGGGCGAGGTGGTGAACACCTACGCCAACGATGTGGTGTGCCGCGCTGTGTCGGGTAAGTTCTTCAGGGCGGAAGGCCGGAATAAAATGTTCAGAGAGCTGATCGAGGAAAACTCAGCTCTCGTCGGAGGGTTTCATATGGAGGACTACTTCCCAAGGTTAGCCAAGGTACGTCTTCTCCATAGGTTCGTCCGCAACAACGTCGAGACGACACACAAGCGGTGGGACGAACTGCTAGAAGCGATAATAAGAGACCACGAGAAAAACCCGATGCACCATGGCAGGGAGAACGGTGTCGACGAGCAAGGAGAGAGTGACTTCATCGACGTGTTGCTATCGGTTCAGCAAGAGTTTCATGGCATCACCAGAGACCATATCAAGGCCATCTTAATG GACCTGTTCGGAGCGGGCACGGACACATCGTCTCTGGTCCTAGAATTCGCCATGGCCGAGCTCATGCGCAAACCTGATCAACTCATGGTCAAGCTGCAAGCTGAGGTGCGACGCGGCACTCCCGCCGGACAAGAATTTGTCGAGGAGCATAACCTGGCCGGCATGACCTATCTGAAGGCTGTGGTGAAGGAGGCGCTCCGACTGCATCCGCCGGCGCCGCTCCTCCTCCCACACCTGGCGATGGCGGACTGCGACCTCGACGGCTACAGCATACCTTCTGAGACTCGAGTCATCGTCAACGCATGGGCTATTGGCAGAGACCCCGGGTCCTGGGAGAAGCCGGACGACTTCGTGCCTGAGAGATTCCTCGAGGGTGGCACCGCGGCAGCGGTGGACTTGACGGGCAAAGACTTTCAGTTCGTGCCATTCGGGGCTGGCCGGAGAATATGCCCCGGTCTCAACTTCGGGTTGGCTACCGTCGAGATCATGCTGGCGAACCTCGCATACTGCTTCGACTGGGAGCTGCCGGTCGGCATGGAGAGGGACGAGATCGATATGACGGAGGTGTTTGGTCTGACTGTGCGTAGAAAGGAGAAGCTCATGCTTGTCCCCAACACCCACGTGGTTGCGTGA
- the LOC123088520 gene encoding pathogenesis-related thaumatin-like protein 3.5 isoform X2, whose product MALLPPLLLSCILVLALPGPAVVTVGGVTFHVTNKCPFPVWPAVAPNAGHPVLAAGGFFLPPGQSKRVGAPATWNGRLWGRTGCTFAGTDANAASCLTGDCDGRLTCNGSVGAPPATLVEVNLHADQSKGSSYDVSVVDGYNLPVAVWTRPANRSGDCFIAGCAKNVNAVCPPELQVTTSGGAGKKATVVACRSACLAFGLDAFCCRGAYGTAETCRGSVYSRLFRDACPAYYSYAYDVAAATARCYAQEYVVTFCPSRWGDRVAQG is encoded by the exons atggctcttcttcctcctctgcttctgtcCTGCATCTTGGTGCTGGCTCTCCCAG GGCCGGCGGTGGTGACGGTAGGGGGCGTCACGTTCCACGTAACTAACAAGTGCCCGTTCCCGGTGTGGCCGGCGGTCGCGCCAAACGCCGGCCACCCCGTGCTCGCCGCGGGCGGCTTCTTCCTCCCTCCGGGACAGTCGAAGCGCGTCGGGGCACCGGCCACCTGGAACGGCCGCCTCTGGGGCCGCACCGGCTGCACCTTCGCGGGCACCGACGCCAACGCCGCCAGCTGCCTCACCGGCGACTGCGACGGACGCCTCACCTGCAACGGGTCCGTCGGCGCCCCTCCCGCCACCCTCGTCGAGGTGAACCTGCACGCGGACCAGAGCAAGGGGAGCTCCTACGACGTGAGCGTGGTGGACGGGTACAACCTCCCGGTGGCCGTGTGGACCAGGCCGGCGAACCGCAGCGGCGACTGCTTCATCGCCGGGTGCGCCAAGAACGTGAACGCGGTGTGCCCGCCGGAGCTGCAGGTCACGACGAGCGGCGGCGCGGGCAAGAAGGCGACGGTGGTGGCGTGCAGGAGCGCGTGCCTGGCCTTCGGCCTGGACGCCTTCTGCTGCCGCGGCGCGTACGGCACCGCGGAGACGTGCCGGGGCAGCGTCTACTCGCGGCTCTTCAGGGACGCCTGCCCGGCCTACTACAGCTACGCCTACGACGTGGCCGCCGCCACGGCGCGCTGCTACGCGCAGGAGTACGTGGTCACCTTCTGCCCGTCCAGATGGGGAGATCGTGTGGCCCAGGGTTGA